Genomic DNA from Methanomassiliicoccales archaeon:
GATCGCTTCGGGGCCCGCGGTTCTCAGCTCCATTGTCCTGGATGCCGACGGGCATGCGCACGTGTTCTATTACCTCGGCGGTGTGAACCACCTCAAATATGCCACGAATAAGGGTGGCAGCTGGGACACGCAAACCATAGACAACTCTGGAACCGTCTCGGGAGGTCCGAGCGCCTTGATCGACAAGAATGGCAAGTTGCATGTCTTGTACTTCACCAACACAGAGGTCAAGTATGCAACGGACATGGGCGGTTCCTGGGTCACCTCCACGGTGGACGGGGATAGCTCCTCCTTGGGGAGTGGCATCTCTCTGACCATGGACAGCCTCGGGCATCTGCACGCAGTCTACTATGTAAGTAATGGAGGCTACCTGATCTACAACACCAATTCCACTGGGACCTGGCAACTCAAGGTGATCGAGGGGCCAGGCTTCGTTGGCGGCTGGTGCTCGGTAGGGGTCGGCTCGGACAGAGTGGTCCGAATAGCATATCAAGACAACTCAGAAGGCAGAATCCTCTACAAGGCAAAGCCCGAGGGCATTTGGATGAAGCAGACCCTGGGCGTCGATGAAGTGGGAAACTACGGTCAAATGGCATTGGACCGATTCGGAAGGCCATGGATGAGCTTCTATGACTATGTAGACCAGGATCTGCGCGCGGCACAGCTCGTCACATTGCCCTCAGGGCCAGCACAAATAGCGGGGGTCCGGGGCAATCAAATTGTCGAGGTGACCTGGTTAGCACCGGCGAACAAAGGTGGTGCGACCATTGGCAGCTATAGGGTATTCCACGGTACCAACCAGAACAACCTGACACTAGTCGCGACCGTCAATGGCAGCACCTACAGCTACACAGAGACGGGCCTGACCAATGGCGTGCGCATGTACTACGCCGTGGCCGCGGTGAACGTCGAGGGTCAAGGAGCTAGATCAGCGGTCATCAGCTCCGTCCCAGCGACCTTGCCATCTCAACCTCTCAATCTCAAGGCAGTCCCAGGCGCGGGCCAGGTACAGCTTTCATGGGACCCACCTTCTTCGACAGGAGGCATTCCCGTGACTATGTACAAGGTCTACCGGGGCACTGTCCAGACAAGCTTGGCATGGGTCGCCAATGTGACGGCCGGCACGAGCTACACTGACAGGTCGGTCGAGAACGGCAAGACCTACTACTACCACGTGACGGCGGTCAACGATGTGGACGAAGGAGCCAACTCCACGACCGTCTCTGCTTCGCCGACGGCGGATGACACCTTACTACTCATCGGTGTCGTCGCCTTGGTGGTCCTGGTGGCAGCGGCAGCGGTCTATGTGTTCATGCGGCGCCGGTGAAGAGCGGAGCCTCAAACCCTTTCATCTCTTCTCATTTTTCCTTACTTCGGACGCACGGTTACATCTTACCCGAGGTCGCAGAGGCAGGCGCCTGTAGGACCCCCCCATCGCCCTGTTCGTTGACATTGATCATCGTTGTTACTGTCTGAGCGAGGTCGAGAAAGGAGATCCGAGAGATCCGTTCCTGAGTCTGGCCGTCCGATGAAGCCAGCCCCCCCTCTCTGTCTACAAAGTCAAAGGGGGTTAAGTTTAAGACATCAATTACGAATCACTTTTCAGAGGTGCGGGAAATGGGGAGGCTAGGAAGGGGCTGGCAGCTCACCAAGCTCAGCTTCAGGGTGATCAAGAAGGACAAGGAGATACTCCTGTTCCCAGTGATATCTGGGTTGGTGCTCATCTCTCTGTTGGCATCGTTCATGGGCTCGTGGCTCTTCCTCAATGGATTTCAGTTCTCGAACATAATATCGGACTGGACCTTCTACATTTTCTGGATCGCGTTCTATTTCGTGGGCTACTTCGTGGTCATCTTCTTCAACGTGGCCATGGTGGCCTGTGCCACGAAGCGGCTGGAAGGGGGCGATCCGACCGTCCGCTATGGCCTGGGCTTCGCCGCTGGCCGGTTGAAGTACATCGTGCAATGGGCACTGTTCGCCGCCACGGTGGGCTTGATCCTTAGGGCTCTGAGCGAGAAGGCGGGTTTCCTAGGCAAGCTCATCATCGGCCTGGTGGGAGCGGCCTGGTCCATAGCCACCTACTTCGTAGTGCCGATCATCGCCTTCGAGGAGGTCGGACCGCTGAAGGCGATCAAGAGCAGCCTGAAGTTGCTGAGGGGCACCTGGGGCGAGGCGCTCATCTCCAACCTGGGATTGGGATTGGTGTTCATACTGCTGGGAATCGTGGGCATCCTTCCGATATTCATTGCCATTGTCATGGGATCTGTGGAATTGATCATAGTCACCGTGGTTGCTGTCGTCATCTACTGGATAATCCTGGCTGTTCTAGCCACGGCCGCCAACCAGGTCCTCATGGCAGCCCTCTACCGCTACGCGAAGACCGGTCAGGTACCTGACCTGTTGCCCCCGCTCATGGTCAAGAACCCCTGGCAGTATGGAGGACGGAACTAGACTACCTACGGGATTGCAGAATGTGAACCAGTAGTTTCGTCACTTCGTGGAAGTCGCTGAAGGCATGGGTCTTTAAGCCCTCGTGCACGAGCATGCCCAGGAGCGGTCGTCCCTTCACGGCGAAGCGTTCGTCGGCGATACGGGCGGCATCGATGTCCGAGAGGCCATCGCCCAGATAGGCCACTCGTCGACTCAGATCGCGCTCGGAAAGCACCAGATCGTCTTTGAAACTGTGCGCCTCGGCGTGCTTCAGAGCAGGGAAGCGTAGCCTTATCGCCTCATCATCGTAGGAGGCAATAGCGGCGTGCACGGATACCTGGCCTTCAATCGCCATCCTCTCCAGGTAGTGATGAATGACGAAATCCAGGCCGGCGCTCGCTATCATGAATTCGACCTCGGCTTCGCGGCAAAACCCTAGAAGCTCGATCAGCCCTGCCCTCATGCCTATCTTTCCTTCTAGCTCCTCGAGGATAGCATCTTGGTCGAGGTGGACCATGGCGAACTGACGTCGCATGCACTCCTCCAGGCCGATCTTGCCCTGCAGGAGAAGCCGGTCCGGTTCTCTCCAGTCCCCATCTGCGAAATGTTCCAGTATGTATTCGACCGTGTCCACCGTGGTGATCGTGCAATCGAAGTCGCAAATCACCGAGAGCTTGCTCTTCGTCATTCCTGCAAAGCTCCCTGTTCAGGCGCAGATGAAATCACTGCCGATCACCAGCGATAGGATGGGCGCTTTTCGTTCATAAACCATGCTGCTGGTGGCCACTTGCGAAACGCCATGGCGCAATTTTATATCGAAGCGGGGGATAGGTATGCACGATGCCCGACGATTGGACCGAGCTATACCGTCCCAAGAACCTGGCGGAAGTTGTGGGCAACCCCAAGGCGGTGAAGGAGCTCAAGAACTGGGCCATCGCCTGGGAATCGGGTAGACCGGCAAAACCGGTGGCGGTCCTCATGGGTCCACCAGGGGTGGGGAAGACCAGCGCAGCTCTCGCCCTAGCGAACGAGTTCGGCTGGGGCCTGATCGAGATGAACGCCTCTGACCACCGGAGCGGAGAGGCGATCAGGAATGTGGCATTGCGCGGGGCACTGACGGAGACTTTCACTGATGACGGAACATTCCTTTCCTCGAAGGAGGGAAGGAAGAAGCTTATCGTCCTGGACGAGGCGGACAACATCTTCGGCCGCGAGGACCACGGTGGCGTGCAGGCCATCGTGGAGTTGATCGCCCTGACAAGGCAGCCCGTGGTGCTCATCGTCAACGACTTCTATGCCCTGAGCCGAAAGAGCTCTGTCATCAAATCCAAGACCCTGCAGATACGCTTTGGCAAGATACAGGCGCTCACCATTAGGGGGGTGATCAAACGCATTGCCAAGGAGCAAGGGGTGGCGATACCTGACCGAGCCTTGGAGCTGGTA
This window encodes:
- a CDS encoding DUF6159 family protein gives rise to the protein MGRLGRGWQLTKLSFRVIKKDKEILLFPVISGLVLISLLASFMGSWLFLNGFQFSNIISDWTFYIFWIAFYFVGYFVVIFFNVAMVACATKRLEGGDPTVRYGLGFAAGRLKYIVQWALFAATVGLILRALSEKAGFLGKLIIGLVGAAWSIATYFVVPIIAFEEVGPLKAIKSSLKLLRGTWGEALISNLGLGLVFILLGIVGILPIFIAIVMGSVELIIVTVVAVVIYWIILAVLATAANQVLMAALYRYAKTGQVPDLLPPLMVKNPWQYGGRN
- a CDS encoding HAD-IB family phosphatase; protein product: MTKSKLSVICDFDCTITTVDTVEYILEHFADGDWREPDRLLLQGKIGLEECMRRQFAMVHLDQDAILEELEGKIGMRAGLIELLGFCREAEVEFMIASAGLDFVIHHYLERMAIEGQVSVHAAIASYDDEAIRLRFPALKHAEAHSFKDDLVLSERDLSRRVAYLGDGLSDIDAARIADERFAVKGRPLLGMLVHEGLKTHAFSDFHEVTKLLVHILQSRR
- a CDS encoding fibronectin type III domain-containing protein, translating into MSYYDSVQQDLKYATNAPGNWTFTTVDSIGQVGLHCSLALDPQGKAYISYYDLTNHALKFATNSGGTWTNVTVDRQGAVGQYTSIALDSTGKAFISYYDWDHESLKIANNTAGHWVNQTVDDPLENVGSYTHLAIDVQGNVRIAYFDSTQNKLKYVTNMGGSWAGGVLDDTANAEGANDLALNSTGAPRILFWTNDRILRYASCDEGVWTVAPVEGAPEVNGFPSMVIDQHDATLITYQDFASQTLHYAAKGTSTWYHLTVDSTSAVGYFSSIGVDANDKVHIVYEGGGLGHLLYATNAGAGWYFDDVDTAGSAGTLNAIAIDTQGTVHISYADTANGHLMYAKKVEGSGWTKEVADPFHEIGELGTSIAVDSSGRARIAYSDASSNTLKFATNEGGTWINQTIASGPAVLSSIVLDADGHAHVFYYLGGVNHLKYATNKGGSWDTQTIDNSGTVSGGPSALIDKNGKLHVLYFTNTEVKYATDMGGSWVTSTVDGDSSSLGSGISLTMDSLGHLHAVYYVSNGGYLIYNTNSTGTWQLKVIEGPGFVGGWCSVGVGSDRVVRIAYQDNSEGRILYKAKPEGIWMKQTLGVDEVGNYGQMALDRFGRPWMSFYDYVDQDLRAAQLVTLPSGPAQIAGVRGNQIVEVTWLAPANKGGATIGSYRVFHGTNQNNLTLVATVNGSTYSYTETGLTNGVRMYYAVAAVNVEGQGARSAVISSVPATLPSQPLNLKAVPGAGQVQLSWDPPSSTGGIPVTMYKVYRGTVQTSLAWVANVTAGTSYTDRSVENGKTYYYHVTAVNDVDEGANSTTVSASPTADDTLLLIGVVALVVLVAAAAVYVFMRRR